ATATCACTTTGGGTAACCGGCAAGAGCTGAAAACACTCCGGGATCTTTGGGCTTACTGAGCAACACTGCTTCATACAGATACAGTCTACTGTCCACAAACCAGAAATCATATAAACTGTAGTCTGCAGGCGAAGGTAAATTGAAGTGGACTGAGTCAACACTTTAAAATACTGAGACGTTCTGTTCCAGGGCTGGATATGTAGTTACTACTTGTTATAAATGTAAGTGAGAGAACACAAAAGTTTTTTggctctctgttgttttcaagACTTAGCTAGCCTGATACAGATCATAAAACGGCAGCAGAGTCGCATTTGACAAATGACTGAATGTCCCATATCTGGTAGCCTGATGGTTAAGGGTCATAAGACCTTAACATTCAggattcctctctctctttagaCAACTGGCAAATAAAGGCAAGAAGTCAAGAGAATTCTCTTTGAATGCATTACAGGGCTCTTGCATCTCTCGTACAGGCAGCTTTGTTGAGTGAAGCTCCTCAAAATTAAATGAAGAGATGCTAATTTGGTGAAACTGGACCCTGGTGCACATCTTTGTATCAACGCCCACAACTCTGATTTATTAAGTGGTTCAAATAGGTCAGGTGTTTGATTATTGTTGCCCTATTTTAAGCAACAGTCCAATCAGAGCTTTGAAGGTGGGATTACGATTCCACAGTTTGCTTGCTACCTAGCTACTGCATATCCATGGAAAATAGCTGCAAGCCTGGGAAAGACAGATGCAGCTGTGAAGGTTTATATAACTGAATTTACAAAGATAATAAATCAGCTAATTTCTCGGATCATGCTGGAAAACATTAACTGCTCCTTGCAACTGCTACCAATGCTTCCATATTAACTAAAACTGACCTTGATGGGATGGATAAAGTCATTTACTACTGAGTGAAATCTGCTGAGCGTTGCTGCTTTTAAGGACAGTTTGGGCTCAGTGATTGTATAAACATGGATTTAACTGGCCTGATGGTTTTTGTAAAACTGGATGAGCTCAGCTCTAGGGATAATACTTCTACTACTTAAtacatcttgttttgtctaGACCTTCTAGACCGAAGTCTAGACCGTTAAGGTGTTTTTTGTAAAATACCCCCTGGATCAGAAGGTGAGAAAAGTTTTCTAGTCCAAAGAGAGATTAATGTTGATAGAGCAGTCACCTCTTACTCCAGCTGTAGAACTAACTGTAACTATGAAAGACACCAAACATTGCATCATATTTTTAGTTTCAGTGGTGCCATCCGGAGTGTTTTATGCTTGATATTCAAGTTGTGAGTTGTTGCCGGTTACCCCGGTGTGCCATTGCCTGTCGTTACCCGTTGGGGTTACGGTGATCTGACCTTGGAGTCCCCTCCCCCGGTGCCGCACTCTCCCTTGTCATACCACCATCTGTTTTTCAATTTGTCCAACAGGCCCTGCTCGTTCAGTTTTAACACTGCCAAGTTAACAGGGTTTCTACGGGGATGATAGTAACAATAGGGGATAAAAGGGAACTAAGTGTTAATGAGCAGGTGACTACCATAGTGAAGAAAGCAACATCATTACATGTATCTACTGATGACAGGCAGGTTATTATCAGTGTAGTCATAAAATGAATGGTGCACCAAAGGACAGGTTCCCTGCTCTTCAACCCAGACCATGTCAAGATGTTGTTTACCATCATTTAAAGTTGTGCACATTGCATCCACGTAGCTTCAGTTTAAAGGATTCTGTCGCAGCCATTCAGTGGGCTTAAACACTGTCTCATGCTGTAATCATTCAGGCTTTCAAACATCATCATAAAtctcctttttaaaataaaaaacacagacagaacttGTGTATGTTCTACAAAAGCCAGCAAGTCCTCTGACCTGAACCATACTGGTCACTTGTCCCTACCCTTAGATACGACCTATAGGAGTATAGTTGCAGCAGGTGTTCATCAtgattacaataataaacaggtgGTTAAGAATGTGGTCATGGTTTGGTCTGATGCCTATTGGGCAAAGAGTTGGTTCAAGGCAGACAGGGACCTAGCGGTGGTGATGGATGCTTGGGTTGTCACCTTTCTTGGGGTGTAAAGTCCTATTTCATGGTATCAAGTAGTTTGACTCACTTCAGCACTGGCTTTCAAACCAAACTCCCTCAAAGGGGGTTGGTCTGAAGCTTTGATTGACCTTGGCCCGGTGATCTTTGACAACCCAGGCTGTTACATCATTAATATTCTCTATACGCTTGGTGTAGCTGTGTTTGCATGAACGATCACTCTTGACCAGTTGGTAGCAGCGATGAGGCTTTGGACTGACGTCAATGTAAAACTTCCAAGTTAATCTCagttttgattatttgttttggATATCAACCATAGAAATGAGATCAAGCAGCAAGGATTAGGGTATCGACATGAAGGCTGGTGTCACTCTACATGATAAAGGAAAGACTGTGATGTTTTGGGACGACCTCTAAATTGAACAACCACTTgagaataatcctttaaatctTCTTTTGGACATATTCAAACAGGATAATCTGAGGATATCAACAGCTAAAAATTTGACATGTAGCTGATCTCTGAGAGAAGGAGCTGATTGGAGTTGTTGGTGACAAACACATTGTGGCTGCTCCTTTTGGCTGTGGCTTTTAaatggatggacggatggaaCAATTGTTCCTCTGGCTTGTGTTGAGCCTGGTGATGAGCTACAGCAGAAAGGTTAGGTTTTCATAACTGAAGCTGGTTGTAAGGTTGGTgagggaaaacaacattttaatatggTCTGGGTTGAAGAGCAGCAAATAAATCCTACTACTGACTACTGTGCAGCAAACCTCAACTTGCATTCATTTCCATACCTGATAAATAAAGGAGAAACAACAGTCAAATGTTCAGACATAAATACCATGTGGAAAATAACATGTTAAAGTAACAAATTCAGATTAGAATTAATCACATAAGATGGAAAGTTGTCTTTtacatttgtgtctttttcctaCCATCTTCTATTAACCTACAAAATAACAGAAGTACCCACTGGTTGCCTGTTGTTGCCCTTTACATACCAGTGATGGTCAAAGCtacagagtgacagaaagaaagcagtGATGTTTTAATGGTGAAAGCCAAGGAAAATTAATCACTACTATAGTAACAGTAACAATAATTAATGTGATGACAGCAACAGAAGATTTTTGTTCTAAAGTGCATTATGTACAGAGAAATGTACAATACAGACATAAAATAACACgagaagaaaacaaagtagTCCAGTTAAAATGTGcacaaatcaaaatatataTAGATTGTGTGAATTAAACTAATTTGTTTGAAGAAATATAAATTTGCAATAGCAATGTTTGTTATATTTGAGAAACTGAGCCATGCAGTTAAACTGAGAAGGTTCCTGTTACTTAAAACTTAAATTTCCCCGTATTTCTTTACACAATAGAAGCTGCAAGTAAACTTTTAGTCAGAATGGTGGTATTCCTTCACTATCCCCAACCAAATTATGGAAAAATTATCTAAATCTAGTCACAGTCAGTTCAGCAGTAATGCTCTACTGTAAAACCATCTGCTCCTCTTAAtgtttcttctatttttttttccaggtaaAGGCTTTTTAGGGGGAGTTGTTCCTTATCTGAATTGAGGGTCTGAGGAGAATGGATGCTGTATGTCATACAGACTGTAAAGCTGcttgaggcaaatttgtgatattctaaataaaactgattgaCTTGACATTTGCTGCCAATCCATGACAGATAAATGAGTTTACATTTAATCGGTTTCTGGCTTGTCTCACCTGGagtattttagcattttaaacaTCACTGTTTTGATGTTCAGAAACAActggacactgaaaaaatgtcattttggaACAATACTCTCAGAATAATCCACTTAGAACAGTCATCATAAGTTTTTACAACAGCAGCATGAGTGGAGAGCAGATGCTGGTTAATGGGAGTTTTCTCAGTGGAAATGATGAAAGGAAGGAGTCGGCTTAATTTGTCAGCTGTTAGTACTGAGAGCCGGTCAAcccagagacagaggacacagtCTGTTCAAAAGGAACTCATGAGCTAATGTATCTGATGTGTAAAAGTGATTACACAATATGCTCAGTGTTCAAGTGGTTTAACGGTAGCGTTGCTAGGCAACTGATTAGATAAGCTGAtgcctttttcttctctcttttcaaaaatggtgaatgattttgtgttttctgcatcTGCAactccaaacacatgcagaaaaacaaagcgAATAACTTCTatggctgctgcagctcatgAACATATTAATTTGCTTTACACAAACCTAAAACCATTTTACAATGAAGGTAGAATGTCAAGTCAATTTTCTTATctctaatgtgttttttctgcagcactgtacaagagcacagacacatgctTTTCCCAGGGATTTAATAATTTTATGACACTGAAGAACACATAAATTATTACATTCAGCATGTGCTAATCTCATCTTTGGAGTAATTTCCTTTCTCTGACTCTGGGTTGGCTGTAAAATGCTGATGTGAGGCAGAAAGAATGAGAACAAGATGTCCTCTCACAGAACATCTGATAAAAACATGGACAAAGTCACTGATGTCTGAAACAAAGAACAGGAAgagaattatttttcaaatgctgctgtcaggtaaaaaaaaaatccatttagGTGATATTCATGTTTTAGCTGAGGTACAATAAACAGGTGAGCTTTCCAGTCCTGTTGGACCTAGTTGGACAAGATGCAGAACTAGTAGGACCAAATCTACAACAAATCCTAGTGAGGATTGAACTAGTGGAGGAAACTTGACACCTGTTATCAAGTATGCAGGATAAATACTCAAACAGCTTTAAATACTGCACTTCCTCAGGTCCTCAGTTATACACTCGCCAAGGTTGAAGTTGACTGGATGAGTGGTTGTcgagaaaacagacagacagaaagacagagatgtcTTAATTCATAGTTCgatgtacagtatttgagtaaatgtacttagttactttccaccactggaccTAGGTGGTTAGTGGTTTGATATAAGGGGACTAAAAGTGGTTGCTAGGATGTTTCCAAGTGGTTGCTAGGTACTTGCCTCAGTGTTCCGTGTGGTTGCTAGGTGCTAGCTTTGCAGATTAGGGGTAATTATTGTCGTTCATATCGGTACTTGCTTCAGTAAGTATTCGCCAGTTTGCTTTTCCATTAAATAAACATGGAAATGAGGCTCACTGAagtcttgttttccttttaacGCAAGTTTTACCTGACAGCAGCACTGCTCATAGAGAGGCAGACAGGTAGGTAGATGAGGGTGTTAGCAGCATTGTCAGTATTCTGGTGATtgtagaggcagagagacaggcaggttGGTAGTCAAACAGCCATAACAGATGAcaacagacaggtaaacaggcagacagggcgggaacaggcagacagagagacagaaagacacacatactgacaaagacaaacaaaggagagagagagacaagacagacagagacagattaagAGACTGACaattagacagacagacagactgacagacaaagacacagacagcagacaaaTCTAAAACCCAAATCTAAAACCCTGTGAGGTTCAGGTTAGTGTTTGTACGTTTTCTATATTCCAATAATGTGAACAGATTTTTTGGAGATAAGAAGAAAATGTATGAAGtttatatttgtctttaaaacTTGGATTTAGTCAGATTGTTGTTATAAGTgtgtgacaacattatggatattattcctacagagacagagctttttattagagagtaagatccttttagtttaaccagaaacatctctatatatctctaccagactccactgacaaaaacaggaattttactgagtaAACTGCTTCCATCTGTTAGTTTCAGTGGTGTAGCAAATATTGAGATCATTTAcagtaagtaaaagtaccacacaataacacaaactaaaaagATGTTACTCTTTAATAAAGAGAGTGTGTCTGTTATCCGACATCTGTCTCTGATGCTTTAAAATCATAAGCCTCAAAGTCCACATTTAATGAAGAGTTGTTGTTAGCTGAAGTGCAGCAGTCCTTAAATCATCAAACCTGTAACTTGAGAACATACCTCTGCACTTCAGCCACTTGTTAAGATCAAAGTTTACTGACATATTCCTGATCTGACTGGTCTTATTTCCcacaacagacaaaacacaacaccaacatCAACCCCACACTGACTGTCCCCTGTCTGGAGATTCAGAGTGTACCTGAGAGGCGATCCTTTGGGCGTGGCCACTCCGTAGCCTTTAGAGTCCAGGTTACCTCCTACTTTCATGGTGTCGCAGGGCTTCCTCTGCTCGATGTACTCGTTCATGGAGGACTCCAGCAGGTAGGCGTACTTCCCCTTTGATTTTCTGACTCGACTCACACCTTCATTGGTGTTTTTGACGAACACAGATGGGTCTGCGCTCCGCATATACGACCACATCTTCTCAAAAACTGCAATCTTTGATCTCTAAAGTAGGAGTGGATAGTAAAGACCAAAAAGATGATCAGGGCTTCATATATCTATGCTACTGAGGGTGATGGGCACCTTTTTCAAAAAGGAAACAATAATCTCTTCCAAATAAGTCATGATCAAAACGACATATTTCAAGAAAGCGCTCTGATATTGTTCAGCAAAAGTGAAAGATTTAAGTTACTGACATGTTGAAAAGTAAGATAAGCAATGTGTCCTCACCCTGAAGAACTCTTTAGTGGAGCCTCCGTCCAGAGTACCGTAGGCAATCTCTGTCTGCTTGGCCAGGTCCTCTGCACTCTCTATGGGGGAGACCATCCTCTCTACAGTGAGGAAGGCTGCCAGGTTAGGCTGTGTaggaggagatgatgatgagggtAAAAAACCACCAAACTCCTCCAACGATTCGGCCTGAGAGTGACCTGGAGAGAACAAGGGAAGAAGACAACTACTGTTAAAAACCTTTATTTCGTGTCTCAAATTGGATGCTTCAGTTAGAGCACTGTCCTCGACCGCCATTTTCACAAGGTTGAAAAGACGTTCATGGTCCTTCCCCTTATGCTACATAGCCAAGATAGCTATGTAGCAAAGTTCACCTTGTTAAACCTGCCAAGTACAGCCACAGTTTGGTCTGTTGGCCTCTGAGCAGTTAAACCGGAGCCAGGTATGAGGGCCTTGCTTGAAGGTTCCTCAGTAGTTGCTTTTTTGAACCAGGAAACCTTCAGCCACAACCACAGCTGGTTTTTCTAACCTTGAGGCTTTGAGGCAAACGTTAATAATGGTCAAGGAAACTGTCTTTTCAATCTGCACCGGCTGTAACGTTAGCAAATACAAACAATTATGATACCTATACAGATGATACCAACTTTATATTTCAGTGATATTATCTCCATGGTGATATTCACACTTTAAGTGTAACattaattggcaactatttagttattttttaagcaaaaatgcagaCATTAGCcatttccagcttctcagatgtgagggtttgatgcttttctttgtcagacCAAACAATGACTTTTTATCGATAAAACAATAACTTGAAAtgctgaaaataatcattagttgcagccataTCAATAGTCTTTTTCATAATAATATTGAAATAATAAAGTGATATTAACTAAAatgatataaatgtataaatgcaggaaataacaatgttttgttttgttttgttttgtccgaccaacagttcaaaacccaaagacattcagtttataatgctataaaactgagaaaagctgAAAATCCTCACATTGGCAACACAGGAACCAGATGTTTAggttttttatatttctttctttggcaGATCTATGatgtaaataattaatcagCAATCATAACTCGATTAGTTGATCGTTTTTTCAATAACTGGAGACTAAATAATCTGTACTCTAGACAAACTATAAGTGTTCATGAGTACATTTTCtgataaaactttaaaaaaggcctttcatttaagaaaaaacaaGTTGCATCTTGTAGAATAAAAATCAGCTGTTGACACCCACTTTTGCCCAAAAGTTGGCCTCCAATATGGCCGCCAGATGATACATCACGTCACCCGAGAGGCTTTTGATCccaacatgtgtgtttgtttggcctGAAACCAAAGCTGATCTGCTCACTGCTGAATCACTGGACacataatatacagtacatgtgttaTTCTTGTCTTTATGTCCTACAGTAGGTGTGATAACAGAGGCTGAACAGTGTGAATAAAGTGGAGAGATGGCTCTGCCTGCAGGGAGGCACCCATACCTCACATAAGCATCAAATACATTGACACAATCACACAAATcacatcaaacagacacacaaaaacacacactgatactgtTCAGCCCTCCAGTCCTAACCAGCTCATCTAAAGGTGACCCTGTGTGATGGTACATGGgtaacactaacacacacagggCTTGTGTCATGATGAAAAGGATTGAGACAGATAAGACAAAGCATGCAGCAACAAAACGTCCTCACAATAACAGTAAAACTCCTGGTCCTCACTTTAATGGAGGTCTTGGACACATCCTTGTTTTTTCCGTCGTACTCTTACTTGCTGTAGCCTACTTGGCCTTCATCGCTATGGTTGGCAAACCAATCATGGCTGACGTGTTGTGTTACTGAGTGACTTTCAGAGGTTattaagagtaagatcctttttgtttgaccacaaacatcactatcaccaccagactccactgacaaaaacaggaattttaccgagcagaacacaggagctgctggaataccactgcctccatctgttagtatgtttgtgttactgtgtggtacttttactccagtaaagtatctgattacttcttccaccactgaaagaaacacaataacacaaactaacagatggaggcagtggtattccagcagctcctgtgttctgctcggtaaaattcctgtttttgtcaatggagtctggtactgatatatataGTGATgtctctgatttaaaaaaacacatatcacAGATGTCCTTTAATGGGGTGACAGTTACTAAAATATTCCTAAATGCACACATAGtgacacactcatacatataTTATCATAAATGTAGAATGAAAGTGtaacagctacacacacagacacacagagagcagtaGATCCAGAATAGAAACAGCCTCAGGTATTAACACAGCGGTAACATACAACTAACCCGGCAGCACGTCACACAGGATTGTATGTGCTTCATGataaaatgcatgtgtgtgtgtgtgtgatgatacTGTATGTCTACATTAATAAGTGCTGTATATCACTGATGCTATGGTTGTGTATCACTGGTTATGGAggtacgtgtgtgtgcactttgttACAGTGAACACTTCCTCTAGAGAATATGTGTTTGGGGGTTTAGTTTTTAGGGTTATAGGTTGATTCCTGTTTATTTTAACCTGCTGTATTTCCCATAAATACAGCTTCGGTGACTCTACAGGTCATGCTAACTTCACTTGCCTCTGCTGTTGTAGAGATTCAAGTCTCCAACAGattcacaaataaaacagattctACATGAATTATTTCACACACTTGTCTCTGGAGCAGCCTgaaacaaccattatgatttTATCAGGATTTACATCTGGGGCAACAAACTGAGTGTCTCATTACCGTCCACAGTTACACTTCCTGTTGTTAAGCGACATCTAGTGGCTGTAGTTATTATGACTGCGAACAAAGTAGATGATGTAATATTGAGAGCAAGACAGTCTGAGGTAGGAGAAGGTCGAATggatcaacaaaacacaggaagtgtCCAAGAAAAGTTTACGATGCtccagataaaaacaaaaattgtgAACTGTAATAACACTTACTGCCAGAAGGGGGAGGCAAAGTTCAGATTTAACTGCCCATcgcaacaaaaaacacaataaatgaatcatagtgaatttccatcatcaggATAATAGTGAATGGAGATAATcgaattgatttattttgaatcgccacaagggggagctgcaTCTGTCCATGTTACTGTCAGTTATTGAATGTAGCAAGTGTTGGTTTAGTTATGCTAACGCTGACGTTTATCTAAATGATTGTTACGTTATGATGCTGCTAACATTATTTTTCAGGTTATTTTGGCCAGGATAACCGTGACATGAAGCTTTCACATCGTCCCATGCCTACTcattactgacatttaaaaacatggtATTCAGTTGCTGTGTCACACAGGTGTTGTGTCTGACCAGGTGTCCTACCTGGGGGAGATGTCACAGCCCTGCTGCATGAAGGCCCCgagagagaaccagagagagTTAAAGATCCCAAAGTCGTTGGTGTGTTCTGGagtctccttttctttctgctggttctggttctggttctgacCCTGGGAGTACCctgagaaaaaacataaaacataaaataatactgCAGGTGGACTGAGCAGAGCCATGCCACTGGAAACGTGATGACGACGATGAGATACCTGGAGAGTGGGTGAGCTCAGAGGATGAAGTTGGCAGAGCTCGTCGAGAGGTAGAGGAAGGCAGAGTTTCGTCTTCGTCGTCAGAGTCCTCTCCCTTCCACTCATAAGGACTGAAACGACTcacctgagacacagagacattatCAGCACACATCTGATTCTGGGTTTtatttgacaaagaaaacacacaacatgttgtGGATTTCCAGTGTTGGAACAAGCACAGTATTCAGACAAAgatctttggaatcagtgcagttttGAGCAAGAATGGTGGAACAGGCCACCTTTTTGTTTAAGGagaaacatcattatatatcaCTGCCAGACTGCATTGACAAAtacaggaattttactgagcagaacacaggatggtgtttctggttaaactaaaaggatcttcctcttcaataaaaagctccgtctctgtaggaatcctatcataatgaTGTCAGACTCTTAGAATAACAATCTTTAGTGAacgtactttgacatggacaattATATTCCATTTTGATGCATCTCTATCCTATCAAATATCATTTAAaggctaaaacaaacaaaaacagcaacagatttAAAGATACCTTATGAATACAGAAATCAACACCAGCCCCTTCCCCCTCCTCACCAGGAAGAGCACCACGCTGACTCCAATGTAGGCGAAGACGATGCACATCCAGATCTCGTAGGCCAGCGGGTCGAGGAAGGAGAATACGCCCGGTTTGGACTTGGTGGGTTTCTTGATCATGATGGAGATTCCCAGAGACATGAAGGGTTTGGTGAAGTCAATCACCTGCTCTCGGACCAGGGTGATGGTGAGCGGGGCGACCGCCACGTCGGCTTTCTGCCAGAGGAAATAGAAAACACAGTAGTTAATTTAAAACTTTGATTGTACCTAAACCACACCTCCCTGTGGGATGAGGTTCGACACTCACCCCGTACACCAGTTCTCCCACCATGCCGTTCCACATCTTCGTCTCAGGATCTCTGGCACCGTACTTGCCGTCACCCACCAGCTCGAGGCGGTAGGCGAAGCCAACGTGTTTGGCGATCTCTGAGGCCAGTTCGGCGCAGTAACCTTCGTACTTGTCGTTTCCTACGAACTGCTCGTGGTTCTTCTTCAACATCATGTATGGAGCTTCCTGTATGGAGACAAGATGGCGGAGACAGATTATTTTACATCATGGTCCCTAAGTACAGCCGATTAAGGTGGACAGCAGCGTGTTTTCCAGGTCTTACCAGTATGGTGGTGACAATGTAGGTTCTGTTCTGCAGACCGTAGAACTCCTCCACCACTGGCCTGTAGATGGCAGTGTTCACATAGCCTCTCTTCTCGTTCCAGTAGCCGATCTGAACACAAAGTGAAACCATTAGATCACAACTGTCTCAACTGTCTATAGGAAATGAGTTCAATACCAATCTTCAGTCCTTTATTTGTCTTAAGCGGTGGATGCTGCATCAAAATTTACTGTATCAAAatttactcttgttttgcttctatctCTATCACCTTAGGTTAGATTacatcctctctgcagtgctacttcttcatcctctcatgttggactgagggtagactggttagcatgctaacttctgTAGAGGaaaagagttaacattggtgttgctttccgCCACTGGTGGCAGCTCTTGGTGAGTGAACGTTTCTTCTAGAATGGTAAGAAAACAGgcgctaatgctaacactggctgtGTAGCGATAACAAAAACCTATGTATATCAcctttaatgtcagtgttgatgCCAACATAAACTGCAGGATCTCTCGCTTCTGGTCCAACAACAGCTGATCACAGATGTGAACTCAACCCTGTGACTCGTGGTTGTTTAGAACTTAAGTTCCTTGTAAATGCTGAAAAACCTTAATGAGATTCTGTAAGGGATTCAAAGGGATTCAGATCAGCCCATCTCCAggctttaaaatgtcacatctcATAAACTATAAAGGGAGCATAACTT
This region of Lates calcarifer isolate ASB-BC8 unplaced genomic scaffold, TLL_Latcal_v3 _unitig_1695_quiver_769, whole genome shotgun sequence genomic DNA includes:
- the LOC108890168 gene encoding LOW QUALITY PROTEIN: glutamate receptor 1-like (The sequence of the model RefSeq protein was modified relative to this genomic sequence to represent the inferred CDS: deleted 1 base in 1 codon) encodes the protein FPSLSGLSVLQRILDTAAERTWQVTSVNLDTLTEASFIKLLADLDYKKDYQIIIDCELDRLNSILNLIAAQRRNLKNYHYILANLGFMDLNVTEFQKLGPNVTGFQLVNRSDPAVEKINQDWLDFDSKDLKLARRRLRYTGALTYDGVSVMATAFQNLRRQRIDISRRGNAGECLANPPAPWGQGIDIQRALQQVRLEGLTGHVQFDERGHRTNYTLSVMELSHTGPRKIGYWNEKRGYVNTAIYRPVVEEFYGLQNRTYIVTTILEAPYMMLKKNHEQFVGNDKYEGYCAELASEIAKHVGFAYRLELVGDGKYGARDPETKMWNGMVGELVYGKADVAVAPLTITLVREQVIDFTKPFMSLGISIMIKKPTKSKPGVFSFLDPLAYEIWMCIVFAYIGVSVVLFLVSRFSPYEWKGEDSDDEDETLPSSTSRRALPTSSSELTHSPGYSQGQNQNQNQQKEKETPEHTNDFGIFNSLWFSLGAFMQQGCDISPRSLSGRIVGGVWWFFTLIIISSYTANLAAFLTVERMVSPIESAEDLAKQTEIAYGTLDGGSTKEFFRRSKIAVFEKMWSYMRSADPSVFVKNTNEGVSRVRKSKGKYAYLLESSMNEYIEQRKPCDTMKVGGNLDSKGYGVATPKGSPLRNPVNLAVLKLNEQGLLDKLKNRWWYDKGECGTGGGDSKDKTSALSLSNVAGVFYILIGGLGLAMLVALVEFCYKSRIESRRMKELIDAAMMSTSLRGMAGGAGGGGGGGMAVMGGLGGGGASGLGGENGRVVAHDFPKAGAQGLPCMSKAAGLGLSSTGM